Proteins from one Hydrogenophaga sp. SL48 genomic window:
- a CDS encoding TorD/DmsD family molecular chaperone, whose translation MNDSIPVSSALDEETARAEVYGLLAALFYAPPSPDLLAQLRVAVTEAPAAGGFLEEPWRQFIGTVRELSDPQVAAEYDALFGGVGKPEIYLFGSWYLSGFLNEKPLAALRGDLAELGLSRDESMTETEDHFACVCEVMRYLIAGDDVEVANLTQQQKFFSAHVLTWAPAMCEAIAAHPKARFYAALARFTAAFVSVETQGFDLMV comes from the coding sequence ATGAACGATTCCATCCCCGTGTCTTCCGCCCTCGACGAAGAAACCGCCCGTGCCGAGGTCTACGGCCTGCTGGCCGCGCTGTTCTACGCGCCGCCCAGCCCCGACCTGCTGGCCCAGCTGCGCGTGGCCGTGACAGAAGCGCCCGCAGCCGGCGGCTTTCTCGAAGAACCCTGGCGCCAGTTCATCGGCACCGTGCGCGAGCTGAGCGATCCGCAGGTGGCCGCCGAATACGACGCCCTGTTCGGCGGCGTCGGCAAGCCCGAGATCTACCTCTTCGGCTCCTGGTACCTCAGCGGCTTCCTCAACGAAAAGCCGCTCGCCGCGCTGCGCGGCGACCTGGCCGAGCTGGGCCTGTCGCGCGACGAGTCGATGACCGAAACCGAAGACCACTTCGCATGCGTCTGCGAGGTCATGCGCTACCTGATCGCGGGCGACGACGTCGAAGTCGCCAACCTCACCCAGCAGCAGAAGTTCTTCAGCGCCCACGTGCTGACCTGGGCGCCCGCGATGTGCGAGGCCATTGCGGCCCACCCCAAGGCGCGGTTCTATGCCGCGCTGGCGAGGTTCACGGCTGCGTTTGTCAGTGTGGAGACGCAGGGGTTTGATTTGATGGTGTGA
- a CDS encoding 4Fe-4S binding protein has product MPLDPKALGQALDEDLTLHTTLCRRDAPAFQKATRNADELVVACTQESRLFSELSDQTEGAVSLQARPIRFVNIRETGGWGREAAQATPKIAALLAAARLPEAEPVPTVTYTSEGRLLIIGPLERAEAMAALVNDALDVTLLPTGGSGMQARQYPVLAGQLQSLRGWLGAFDVVVSASNPIDLDLCTRCNACVAACPEGAIGLDYQVDLSLCKSHRACVKACEAVGAINFQRDPQEREEKFDLVLDLRAAPGFTQHALPQGYVHLPASADAMAQVRAVTQLRDLVGEFEKPKFFTYKQKICAHGRNQSVGCNACVDVCSASAISSDLKRNQIVVNPNLCVGCGTCTTVCPTGALSYAYPRASEQGVKLRTLLATYAKAGGKDAALLLHSQEAGAALVNDLGRLAQLDKTVRGVPARVIPLPLWHTASTGIDLWLTAFAYGAGQVWVLMTGEEAPQYHEALREQMAVAESIVQALGYSGRHFKLIEVRDARDLPALDTELGEAVAQGVTKAASFAVQPEKRATLDLALDHLLQDSASRAARTKEAAIPLPAASPFGSLNVNRDTCTLCLSCVSACPASALQDNAERPQLRFIEKNCVQCGLCATTCPENAITLQPRLLLSEERRQPRVLNEALPYQCIRCSKPFGTLKGIEVMLAKLGGHAMFQGEALERLKMCGDCRVVDIYSNPGETKITDL; this is encoded by the coding sequence ATGCCCCTGGACCCCAAGGCCCTGGGCCAGGCGCTGGATGAAGACCTGACGCTGCACACCACGCTGTGCCGCCGCGACGCTCCCGCCTTCCAGAAGGCCACCCGCAACGCCGATGAACTGGTGGTGGCCTGCACGCAGGAAAGCCGCCTGTTCTCCGAGCTGTCCGATCAGACCGAAGGCGCCGTGTCGCTGCAGGCGCGGCCGATCCGTTTCGTGAACATCCGCGAGACCGGCGGCTGGGGCCGAGAGGCCGCGCAGGCCACGCCCAAGATCGCGGCCCTGCTCGCCGCCGCGCGCCTGCCCGAGGCCGAGCCGGTGCCCACCGTCACCTACACCAGTGAAGGCCGCCTGCTCATCATCGGCCCGCTGGAGCGCGCCGAAGCCATGGCCGCGCTGGTGAACGACGCACTCGACGTGACCCTGCTGCCCACCGGCGGCAGCGGCATGCAGGCGCGCCAGTACCCCGTGCTCGCCGGCCAGCTGCAGAGCCTTCGCGGCTGGCTCGGTGCGTTCGACGTGGTCGTCAGCGCCAGCAACCCCATCGACCTCGACCTCTGCACCCGTTGCAACGCCTGCGTGGCCGCCTGTCCTGAAGGCGCCATCGGGCTCGACTACCAGGTGGACCTGTCGCTCTGCAAGTCCCACCGCGCCTGCGTCAAGGCCTGCGAAGCTGTCGGCGCCATCAACTTCCAGCGCGATCCGCAAGAGCGTGAAGAGAAGTTCGACCTCGTGCTCGACCTGCGCGCCGCGCCGGGCTTCACCCAGCACGCGCTGCCGCAGGGTTATGTGCACCTGCCGGCCTCGGCCGACGCCATGGCCCAGGTGCGCGCCGTCACGCAATTGCGCGATCTCGTGGGCGAGTTCGAGAAACCGAAGTTCTTCACCTACAAACAGAAGATCTGCGCCCACGGCCGCAACCAGAGCGTGGGCTGCAACGCCTGCGTGGACGTGTGCTCGGCCTCTGCGATTTCAAGCGACCTGAAACGCAACCAGATCGTCGTCAACCCCAACCTCTGCGTCGGCTGCGGCACCTGCACCACCGTCTGCCCCACCGGCGCGCTCAGCTACGCCTACCCGCGCGCCAGCGAGCAGGGCGTGAAGCTGCGCACCCTGCTGGCCACCTACGCCAAGGCCGGCGGCAAAGACGCCGCCCTGCTGCTGCACAGCCAGGAAGCTGGCGCTGCGCTGGTCAACGACCTCGGGCGTTTGGCCCAGCTCGACAAGACCGTGCGTGGCGTGCCCGCCCGTGTGATCCCGCTGCCGCTGTGGCACACCGCGTCCACCGGCATCGACCTCTGGCTCACGGCGTTTGCCTACGGCGCGGGCCAGGTCTGGGTGCTGATGACCGGCGAAGAAGCGCCGCAGTACCACGAAGCTTTGCGCGAGCAGATGGCCGTGGCCGAATCCATCGTGCAGGCGCTGGGCTACAGCGGCCGCCACTTCAAGCTCATCGAAGTGCGCGACGCGCGCGATCTGCCCGCGCTCGACACCGAGCTGGGCGAAGCGGTCGCGCAGGGCGTCACCAAGGCCGCCAGCTTCGCGGTGCAGCCCGAAAAACGCGCCACGCTCGACCTCGCGCTCGACCACCTGCTGCAAGACAGCGCCAGCCGTGCCGCGCGAACGAAAGAGGCCGCCATTCCGCTGCCCGCCGCCTCGCCCTTTGGCAGCCTCAACGTCAACCGCGACACCTGCACCCTGTGCCTGAGCTGCGTCAGCGCCTGTCCGGCCAGCGCGCTGCAAGACAACGCCGAACGCCCGCAACTGCGCTTCATCGAAAAGAACTGCGTGCAGTGCGGTCTGTGCGCCACCACCTGCCCTGAAAACGCCATCACCCTGCAGCCGCGCCTGCTGCTCAGCGAAGAGCGCCGCCAGCCGCGCGTGCTCAACGAAGCGTTGCCCTACCAGTGCATCCGCTGCAGCAAACCCTTTGGCACGCTCAAGGGCATTGAAGTGATGCTCGCCAAACTCGGCGGCCACGCCATGTTCCAGGGCGAGGCGCTGGAGCGGCTGAAGATGTGCGGCGACTGCCGCGTGGTGGACATCTATTCGAACCCGGGCGAGACCAAGATCACCGATCTTTGA
- a CDS encoding DUF3306 domain-containing protein yields the protein MSGSDDDSFFSRWSRRKAQVRSGEPVVEPVPAAPAVVAAVAAPSAVPVVSDPPVVEAAPVPPPPTLEDTQALTPASDFSRFVARGVSPEVRNAAVKKLFADPHFNVMDGLDIYIDDYSKPSPLSAADMAKMVSAQFLKLVDDPEDRDKKTLATDPVVAPEATATDASAEPPPATEATRAPDAAEPEETHDDHADLQLQPDHAPGPQGPGPGAG from the coding sequence ATGAGCGGTTCCGACGACGACAGCTTCTTCTCCCGCTGGTCGCGCCGCAAGGCGCAGGTGCGCAGTGGCGAGCCGGTGGTCGAGCCGGTGCCTGCTGCGCCCGCCGTGGTCGCGGCCGTGGCTGCCCCGTCCGCTGTGCCGGTGGTGTCCGACCCCCCGGTGGTCGAAGCCGCCCCCGTGCCGCCCCCGCCCACGCTGGAGGACACGCAGGCCCTCACCCCCGCCTCCGACTTCAGCCGCTTCGTGGCCAGGGGCGTGTCGCCCGAGGTGCGCAATGCTGCCGTGAAAAAACTGTTCGCCGACCCGCACTTCAACGTGATGGACGGGCTCGACATCTACATCGACGACTACTCCAAACCGAGCCCGCTGTCGGCCGCCGACATGGCGAAAATGGTCAGCGCCCAGTTTTTGAAACTGGTGGACGACCCCGAAGACAGAGACAAGAAGACGCTGGCGACCGATCCTGTTGTGGCCCCCGAAGCCACCGCCACGGACGCCAGCGCCGAGCCCCCACCGGCCACCGAAGCCACCCGCGCGCCAGACGCGGCAGAACCCGAAGAGACCCACGATGACCACGCTGATCTGCAACTGCAACCAGACCATGCCCCTGGACCCCAAGGCCCTGGGCCAGGCGCTGGATGA
- a CDS encoding gamma-glutamyl-gamma-aminobutyrate hydrolase family protein, with protein sequence MTLRIGISARLLHEPPPGLGLPQKRLQFLESSMAHWVMAHGAIALMVPFVDENSPHLANRVPIGDVVDLLDGLVLQGGIDVCPETYGGELLQPEWAGDPVRDRYELALLRGFIEARKPVLGICRGAQLINVYHGGTLVQDIPSQRQSPVQHQDLAHYDRLQHEVQFEPGLLLDRLYGSALHRVTSIHHQCVDRLGEGLMVEARCPQDDVIEAIRATGPGFVLGLQWHPEFHLLPTEARQGLIDSGPVMEAFLQATRERADRLRKHP encoded by the coding sequence ATGACGCTGCGCATCGGCATCAGCGCCCGTTTGCTGCACGAGCCGCCGCCGGGGCTGGGCCTGCCGCAAAAGCGCCTGCAGTTCCTGGAGAGCTCCATGGCGCACTGGGTCATGGCGCACGGCGCGATCGCGCTCATGGTGCCGTTCGTGGACGAAAACAGCCCGCACCTGGCCAACCGCGTGCCCATCGGCGACGTCGTGGACCTGCTGGATGGCCTGGTGCTTCAGGGCGGCATCGACGTCTGCCCCGAAACCTACGGCGGCGAGCTGCTGCAGCCGGAATGGGCGGGCGACCCGGTCCGCGACCGCTACGAGCTGGCCCTGCTGCGCGGCTTCATCGAGGCGCGCAAGCCGGTGCTGGGCATCTGCCGCGGCGCCCAGCTGATCAACGTGTACCACGGGGGCACCCTGGTGCAGGACATCCCTTCTCAGCGCCAGAGCCCGGTGCAGCACCAGGACCTGGCCCACTACGACCGCCTGCAGCACGAGGTTCAGTTCGAGCCCGGTCTGCTGCTCGACCGGCTCTACGGCTCCGCCCTGCACCGCGTCACCAGCATCCACCACCAGTGTGTGGATCGCCTGGGGGAGGGCCTGATGGTCGAAGCCCGTTGCCCGCAGGACGATGTGATCGAAGCCATCCGGGCCACCGGGCCGGGCTTCGTGCTCGGCCTGCAGTGGCACCCCGAATTTCACCTGCTGCCCACCGAAGCGCGGCAGGGCCTGATCGACAGCGGGCCGGTGATGGAGGCCTTTCTGCAGGCCACGCGCGAGCGCGCCGACCGGCTCCGCAAGCACCCATGA
- a CDS encoding DUF3305 domain-containing protein, which translates to MRREPVTGPMARWQTHRWVLADVLPTAEPRLLPFGAAPAQPGAPREVEPLPGAQVVDGASYWLFPGHRIELFRDDAEGLFLNLSSPLPCFWVFWRADEDQLQEGEPMAVPQIVTLSYHDAGRWLDAQEKVEQVPAPEAVVDWLRAFVDQHRQAEPKRRQRPASFKSLTDRFGQPARVSTDKTLRGGGPGPREGGGA; encoded by the coding sequence ATGCGCCGTGAACCCGTCACCGGGCCCATGGCGCGCTGGCAGACCCACCGCTGGGTGCTGGCCGATGTGTTGCCCACCGCCGAGCCCCGGCTGCTCCCCTTCGGGGCCGCGCCCGCCCAGCCCGGTGCGCCGCGCGAGGTGGAGCCGCTGCCCGGCGCCCAGGTGGTGGACGGCGCCAGCTACTGGCTGTTTCCCGGCCACCGCATTGAGCTCTTCCGTGACGACGCCGAAGGCCTGTTCCTCAACCTGTCCAGCCCCTTGCCCTGCTTCTGGGTGTTCTGGCGCGCCGACGAGGATCAGCTGCAGGAGGGCGAGCCCATGGCCGTGCCGCAGATCGTGACGCTCAGCTACCACGACGCGGGCCGCTGGCTCGACGCCCAGGAGAAGGTGGAGCAGGTGCCCGCGCCCGAGGCGGTGGTGGACTGGCTGAGGGCCTTCGTGGACCAGCACCGCCAGGCCGAGCCCAAGCGCCGCCAGCGGCCCGCCAGTTTCAAGTCGCTGACCGACCGCTTCGGTCAGCCCGCCCGCGTGAGCACCGACAAGACGCTCCGGGGTGGCGGCCCAGGCCCGCGCGAAGGGGGTGGGGCATGA
- the boxA gene encoding benzoyl-CoA 2,3-epoxidase subunit BoxA: protein MTATTQAAVIKQHLIDPEICIRCNTCEAICPVQAITHDSRNYVVDAEKCNWCNDCISPCPTGSIDNYRTMPRIKAYSLAEQLTWDNLPAELSAAERAALAGDAVGEVVEVEVEPAAPAPSDPTDPTGQTAFNSAQYGATIPPWSAAHAYTNLYGPKAAEKTVTATVTGNVRVTEVGKQAGHDYDTHHIVLDFGSMPFPVLEGQSIGIVPPGTDDKGRPHHARQYSIASPRNGERPGYNNLSLTIKRVLEDHSGQPVRGVASNFMCDLKVGDTVQVIGPFGTSFLMPNHPKSSIVMICTGTGSAPMRAMTEWRRRLRASGKFEGGKLMLFFGARTQEELPYFGPLQNLPKDFIDIEFTFSRTPGHPKRYVQDALRERAADLVPLLQDPNACFYVCGLKAMEEGVVLALHDVATQAGLDWDTVGAALKREGRLHLETY, encoded by the coding sequence ATGACCGCCACGACGCAAGCCGCTGTGATCAAACAGCACCTGATCGACCCCGAGATCTGCATCCGCTGCAACACCTGCGAAGCCATCTGCCCGGTGCAGGCCATCACGCACGATTCGCGCAATTACGTGGTCGACGCGGAAAAATGCAACTGGTGCAACGACTGCATCTCGCCGTGCCCCACCGGCTCGATCGACAACTACCGCACCATGCCGCGCATCAAGGCCTACTCGCTGGCCGAGCAGCTCACCTGGGACAACCTGCCCGCTGAACTGTCGGCCGCCGAACGCGCGGCGCTGGCCGGCGATGCCGTCGGTGAGGTGGTTGAAGTCGAGGTCGAACCCGCAGCGCCCGCGCCGTCCGACCCCACCGACCCCACCGGCCAGACCGCCTTCAACTCCGCCCAGTACGGCGCCACCATCCCGCCCTGGAGCGCCGCCCACGCCTACACCAACCTCTACGGCCCCAAGGCCGCCGAGAAGACCGTCACCGCCACCGTCACCGGCAACGTGCGCGTCACCGAGGTCGGCAAACAGGCCGGCCACGACTACGACACCCACCACATCGTGCTCGACTTCGGGTCCATGCCCTTCCCCGTGCTCGAAGGCCAGAGCATCGGCATCGTGCCGCCCGGCACCGACGACAAAGGCCGGCCGCACCACGCGCGCCAGTACTCCATCGCCAGTCCGCGCAACGGCGAGCGCCCGGGCTACAACAACCTCTCGCTCACCATCAAGCGCGTGCTCGAGGACCACAGCGGTCAACCGGTGCGCGGCGTGGCCAGCAACTTCATGTGCGACCTGAAGGTGGGCGACACGGTGCAGGTCATCGGCCCGTTTGGCACCAGCTTCCTGATGCCGAACCACCCCAAGTCCAGCATCGTCATGATCTGCACCGGCACCGGCAGCGCCCCCATGCGCGCCATGACCGAGTGGCGCCGCCGTCTGCGCGCGTCGGGCAAGTTCGAAGGCGGCAAGCTGATGCTGTTCTTCGGCGCGCGCACGCAGGAAGAGCTGCCGTATTTCGGCCCGCTGCAAAACCTGCCCAAAGACTTCATCGACATTGAGTTCACCTTCAGCCGCACACCGGGCCACCCCAAGCGCTACGTGCAGGACGCGCTGCGCGAACGCGCCGCCGACCTGGTGCCGCTGCTGCAAGACCCCAACGCCTGCTTCTACGTCTGTGGCCTCAAGGCCATGGAAGAGGGCGTGGTGCTCGCCCTGCACGACGTGGCCACACAGGCCGGGCTCGACTGGGACACCGTGGGCGCCGCGCTCAAGCGCGAAGGTCGCCTGCACCTGGAGACCTACTGA
- the boxB gene encoding benzoyl-CoA 2,3-epoxidase subunit BoxB, translated as MSTIDYSDKIPNNVNLSEDRTLQRALEQWQPNYLKWWDDMGPDGSQNFDVYLRTAVSVDPQGWAQFGHVKMPDYRWGIFLNPAEQDRKIHFGDHKGEAAWQDIPGEYRANLRRIIVTQGDTEPASVEQQRHLGLTCPSQYDLRNLFQVNVEEGRHLWAMVYLLHKYFGKDGREEGEALLERNSGNADNPRILEAFNEETPDWLSFFMFTYFTDRDGKFQLCALAESSFDPLARTTKFMLTEEAHHMFVGESGVSRVINRTCQVMNELKTDDPAKLRAAGVIDLPTIQRYLNFHFSVTIDLFGADESSNAATFYSTGLKGRYEEGKRVDDHVLKGQFYKVLNVQNGQLVEKEVPMLNALNEVLRDDYIKDSIGGVERWNKVIEKAGIPFRLTVPHKAFHRNIGLLKGVKVAPDGRVISESEWAANRDNWLPSEGDRAFVASLMGRVVDPGKFANWIAPPVMGINRQPVDFDYVRFA; from the coding sequence ATGTCCACCATCGACTACAGCGACAAGATCCCCAACAACGTCAACCTGAGCGAAGACCGCACGCTGCAGCGCGCGCTGGAGCAGTGGCAGCCCAACTACCTCAAGTGGTGGGACGACATGGGCCCGGACGGTTCGCAGAACTTCGATGTCTACCTGCGCACGGCGGTCAGCGTCGATCCGCAGGGCTGGGCGCAGTTCGGCCACGTGAAGATGCCCGACTACCGCTGGGGCATCTTCCTGAACCCGGCCGAGCAGGACCGCAAGATCCACTTCGGTGACCACAAGGGCGAAGCCGCCTGGCAAGACATCCCCGGCGAATACCGCGCCAACCTGCGCCGCATCATCGTGACGCAGGGCGACACCGAGCCTGCATCGGTCGAGCAGCAGCGCCACCTGGGCCTGACCTGCCCGAGCCAGTACGACCTGCGCAACCTGTTCCAGGTGAACGTGGAAGAGGGCCGCCACCTGTGGGCCATGGTCTACCTGCTGCACAAGTACTTCGGCAAGGACGGCCGTGAAGAAGGCGAAGCCTTGCTGGAACGCAACAGCGGCAACGCCGACAACCCGCGCATCCTGGAAGCTTTCAACGAAGAGACGCCGGACTGGCTGAGCTTCTTCATGTTCACCTACTTCACCGACCGCGACGGCAAGTTCCAGCTGTGCGCCCTGGCCGAATCCAGCTTCGACCCGCTGGCCCGCACCACCAAGTTCATGCTGACCGAAGAGGCGCACCACATGTTCGTGGGCGAGTCGGGCGTGAGCCGCGTGATCAACCGCACCTGCCAGGTGATGAACGAGCTCAAGACCGACGACCCGGCCAAGCTGCGCGCCGCCGGCGTGATCGACCTGCCGACCATCCAGCGTTACCTGAACTTCCACTTCTCGGTGACCATCGACCTCTTCGGCGCCGACGAGTCGAGCAACGCCGCCACCTTCTATTCCACCGGCTTGAAAGGCCGCTACGAAGAAGGCAAACGCGTCGATGACCACGTGCTCAAGGGCCAGTTCTACAAGGTGCTCAACGTGCAGAACGGCCAGCTGGTCGAAAAAGAAGTGCCGATGCTCAACGCGCTCAACGAAGTGCTGCGCGACGACTACATCAAGGACAGCATCGGTGGCGTGGAGCGCTGGAACAAGGTGATCGAGAAGGCCGGCATCCCGTTCCGCCTGACCGTGCCACACAAGGCCTTCCACCGCAACATCGGCCTCTTGAAGGGCGTGAAGGTCGCGCCCGATGGCCGCGTGATCTCCGAGTCCGAATGGGCCGCCAACCGCGACAACTGGCTGCCCAGCGAAGGCGACCGCGCCTTCGTCGCCAGCCTGATGGGCCGCGTGGTCGATCCCGGCAAGTTCGCCAACTGGATCGCACCCCCGGTCATGGGCATCAACCGCCAGCCGGTGGACTTCGACTACGTAAGGTTTGCGTGA
- the boxC gene encoding 2,3-epoxybenzoyl-CoA dihydrolase: MTAATTPITTVDYRTDPGQYRHWKLSFDGAVATLAIDIDEDAGIRPGYKLKLNSYDLGVDIELHDALNRVRFEHPEVRTVVVTSGKDRVFCSGANIFMLGVSSHAWKVNFCKFTNETRNGIEDTSKHSGLKFLAALNGACAGGGYELALACDQILLVDDRSSAVSLPEVPLLGVLPGTGGLTRVTDKRHVRHDLADIFCTTSEGVRGSKAVDWRLVDAVAKPQQFAAAVSERAARLAAQSDRPAGAKGVSLPRVERTDSADGIGYTHVNVAIDRAKRNATITLKAPSGAQPTDIAGIEAAGAAWYPLQMARELDDAILNLRTNELDIGTWVLKTEGDAAAVLANDALMLAHKDHWFVRETIGALRRTFARLDVSSRSLFALIETGSCFAGTLAELAFCADRAYMLALPDDADKAPKLQLNEFNFGFLPMVNDQSRLQRRFYEEAAPMEAARGAIGKALDADAAFALGLVTAAPDDIDWADEVRMALEERAAMSPDALTGLEANLRFAQKENMATRVFGRLTAWQNWIFQRPNAVGDKGALKVYGKGDKAQFDMNRV, translated from the coding sequence ATGACCGCAGCCACCACCCCCATCACCACCGTCGATTACCGCACCGACCCCGGCCAGTACCGCCACTGGAAGCTCAGCTTTGACGGCGCCGTGGCCACGCTGGCCATCGACATCGACGAAGACGCCGGCATCCGCCCCGGCTACAAGCTCAAGCTCAACAGCTACGACCTGGGCGTGGACATCGAGCTGCACGACGCGCTCAACCGCGTTCGCTTCGAGCACCCCGAGGTGCGCACCGTGGTCGTCACCAGTGGCAAGGACCGCGTGTTCTGCTCCGGCGCCAACATCTTCATGCTCGGTGTCTCCAGCCACGCCTGGAAAGTGAACTTCTGCAAGTTCACCAACGAAACCCGCAACGGCATCGAAGACACCAGCAAGCACAGCGGCCTGAAGTTCCTCGCTGCACTCAACGGCGCCTGCGCCGGCGGCGGCTACGAGCTGGCCCTGGCCTGCGATCAGATCCTGCTGGTGGACGACCGCTCCAGCGCGGTGAGCCTGCCCGAAGTGCCCTTGCTCGGCGTGCTGCCCGGCACCGGTGGCCTGACCCGCGTGACCGACAAGCGCCACGTGCGCCACGACCTGGCCGACATCTTCTGCACCACCAGCGAAGGCGTGCGCGGCAGCAAGGCCGTGGACTGGCGCCTGGTCGACGCCGTGGCCAAGCCGCAGCAGTTCGCCGCCGCCGTGAGCGAGCGCGCCGCCAGGCTGGCCGCCCAGAGCGACCGCCCGGCCGGTGCCAAGGGCGTGAGCCTGCCACGCGTGGAGCGCACCGACAGCGCCGACGGCATCGGCTACACCCATGTGAACGTCGCCATCGACCGCGCCAAGCGCAACGCCACCATCACGTTGAAAGCCCCGAGCGGCGCGCAGCCGACCGACATCGCCGGCATCGAAGCCGCCGGTGCCGCCTGGTACCCGCTGCAGATGGCGCGCGAACTCGACGACGCCATCCTCAACCTGCGCACCAACGAGCTGGACATCGGCACCTGGGTGCTCAAGACCGAAGGCGACGCCGCCGCCGTGCTGGCCAACGACGCCCTGATGCTGGCCCACAAAGACCACTGGTTTGTGCGCGAGACCATCGGCGCGCTGCGCCGCACCTTCGCCCGCCTGGATGTGTCTTCGCGCAGCCTGTTCGCGCTGATCGAAACCGGCTCCTGCTTCGCCGGCACGCTGGCCGAGCTGGCCTTCTGCGCCGACCGCGCCTACATGCTGGCCCTGCCCGACGACGCCGACAAGGCGCCCAAGCTGCAGCTGAACGAGTTCAACTTCGGCTTCCTGCCCATGGTGAACGACCAGTCGCGCCTGCAGCGCCGTTTCTACGAAGAAGCGGCGCCGATGGAAGCCGCACGCGGCGCCATCGGCAAGGCCCTCGACGCCGACGCCGCCTTCGCGCTGGGCTTGGTGACCGCCGCGCCCGACGACATCGACTGGGCCGACGAGGTGCGCATGGCGCTGGAAGAGCGCGCCGCCATGTCGCCCGACGCCCTCACCGGCCTGGAAGCCAACCTGCGTTTCGCGCAGAAAGAAAACATGGCCACCCGTGTCTTCGGTCGCCTGACCGCCTGGCAGAACTGGATCTTCCAGCGCCCCAACGCCGTGGGCGACAAAGGTGCGCTGAAGGTCTATGGCAAAGGCGACAAAGCGCAGTTCGACATGAATCGGGTTTAA
- a CDS encoding helix-turn-helix transcriptional regulator: MKEPATLDLAPEAGPGPAEADEPPRHPFLVALGERVRTLRSRRGMTRKAVALAADVSERHLANLEYGTGNASILVLLQVAQALQCSLTELLGDVTTSSPEWLLIRELLEKRNEADLKRVRLAIGGLLDGHAAPVNDAGRQARIALIGLRGAGKSTLGQRLADDLGYAFIELSREIEKFAGCSINEIHALYGTPAYRRYERRALEEAIQIYPEVVIATPGGLVSDAANFNLLLTHCTTVWLQADPADHMGRVAAQGDTRPMAASREAMEDLKRILAGRSAFYSKADLHFNTSGMGVDDAFDGLRTQVREVLGIL, from the coding sequence ATGAAAGAACCGGCCACCCTCGATCTTGCACCCGAAGCCGGCCCCGGCCCCGCCGAGGCCGACGAACCGCCGCGCCACCCGTTTCTGGTGGCGCTGGGCGAGCGGGTGCGCACGCTGCGCTCGCGCCGCGGCATGACGCGCAAGGCCGTGGCGCTGGCGGCCGACGTGTCCGAGCGCCACCTGGCCAACCTCGAATACGGCACCGGCAACGCCTCCATCCTGGTGCTGCTGCAGGTGGCGCAGGCGCTGCAGTGTTCGCTCACCGAACTGCTGGGCGACGTGACCACCTCGTCGCCCGAATGGCTGCTGATCCGCGAGCTGCTGGAGAAGCGCAACGAGGCCGACCTGAAGCGCGTGCGCCTGGCCATCGGCGGCCTGCTGGACGGTCATGCCGCGCCGGTGAACGACGCCGGTCGGCAGGCCCGCATCGCGCTGATCGGCCTGCGTGGCGCGGGCAAGTCGACCCTCGGGCAACGCCTCGCCGACGACCTGGGTTACGCCTTCATCGAGCTCAGCCGCGAGATTGAAAAATTCGCGGGTTGCAGCATCAACGAAATCCATGCGCTCTACGGCACGCCGGCCTACCGCCGCTACGAGCGCCGCGCGCTGGAAGAGGCGATCCAGATCTACCCCGAGGTGGTGATCGCCACGCCGGGCGGCCTGGTGTCGGACGCCGCCAATTTCAACCTCCTGCTCACGCACTGCACCACCGTCTGGCTGCAGGCCGACCCGGCCGATCACATGGGCCGCGTGGCCGCGCAGGGCGATACGCGGCCCATGGCCGCGAGCCGCGAAGCCATGGAAGATTTGAAACGCATCCTGGCCGGGCGCTCGGCCTTCTATTCCAAGGCGGACCTGCACTTCAATACCAGTGGCATGGGCGTGGACGATGCCTTTGACGGCCTGCGCACCCAGGTGCGGGAGGTGCTGGGCATTTTGTGA